A single Blastococcus colisei DNA region contains:
- a CDS encoding polyprenyl synthetase family protein, with protein MTGARAAVEGTNPEVQGGSPQAQRRISTPASTIGPWLPEGALGASLADGLARVESALVAAVGSEHAFIREAAGHLMSAGGKRFRPMLALLAAQLGDPDAPGVTESAVVCELTHLATLYHDDVMDEAAVRRGAPSANSRWTNSIAILTGDLLFARASDLLADLGPEAVRIQAQTFERLVTGQIRETVGAEPGVDPIAHYLDVLADKTGSLVATSARFGARFAGLEESLVAALTAFGEEVGVAFQLSDDLLDIVSQGGTSGKSPGTDLREGIATLPALFALAGDDPADARLRELVARPVTDDDEHAEALALLRSSTALERANEVLSQYADRARARLDAVPSGDVRNALSALCDYVVTRTS; from the coding sequence ATGACCGGAGCCCGTGCCGCAGTCGAGGGCACCAACCCCGAGGTCCAGGGCGGCAGCCCCCAGGCGCAGCGCCGGATCTCCACCCCCGCCTCGACCATCGGTCCCTGGCTGCCCGAAGGGGCGCTCGGTGCGTCGCTGGCCGACGGACTGGCCCGCGTGGAGTCGGCGCTCGTCGCGGCCGTCGGCAGCGAGCACGCCTTCATCCGGGAGGCGGCCGGGCACCTGATGTCGGCCGGCGGGAAGCGGTTCCGGCCGATGCTGGCGCTGCTCGCCGCCCAGTTGGGGGATCCGGATGCCCCGGGAGTCACCGAGTCGGCGGTCGTCTGCGAGCTGACCCACCTGGCGACGCTCTACCACGACGACGTCATGGACGAGGCCGCCGTGCGGCGGGGGGCGCCCAGCGCCAACAGCCGGTGGACCAACAGCATCGCGATCCTCACCGGCGACCTGCTCTTCGCCCGGGCATCGGACCTGCTGGCCGATCTCGGCCCGGAGGCGGTGCGCATCCAGGCGCAGACGTTCGAGCGGCTGGTCACCGGACAGATCCGGGAGACCGTCGGGGCCGAGCCCGGTGTCGACCCCATCGCGCACTACCTCGACGTGCTGGCCGACAAGACCGGCTCCCTGGTCGCCACCTCGGCCCGCTTCGGGGCGCGTTTCGCCGGGCTCGAGGAGTCGCTCGTCGCCGCCCTCACCGCCTTCGGCGAGGAGGTCGGCGTGGCGTTCCAGCTCTCCGACGACCTGCTCGACATCGTCAGCCAGGGCGGCACCTCGGGGAAGTCGCCCGGCACCGACCTGCGCGAGGGGATCGCGACGCTGCCCGCCCTGTTCGCCCTAGCCGGCGACGACCCGGCCGACGCCCGGCTGCGCGAGCTGGTGGCCCGGCCGGTCACCGACGACGACGAGCACGCCGAGGCCCTGGCGCTGCTGCGGTCCTCCACGGCACTGGAGCGCGCCAACGAGGTCCTCTCGCAGTACGCCGACCGGGCCCGCGCCCGGCTGGACGCCGTCCCCTCCGGGGACGTCCGGAACGCCCTGTCGGCGCTCTGCGACTACGTGGTCACGCGTACGAGCTGA
- the nuoK gene encoding NADH-quinone oxidoreductase subunit NuoK, with protein sequence MTLSYYLVLAAILFTIGAIGVLVRRNAIVVFMCVELMLNAVNLTLITFARSTGTVDGQIIALFVMVVAAAEVVIGLAIIMSIYRTRRSASIDDANLLKY encoded by the coding sequence ATGACGCTGAGCTACTACCTCGTGCTCGCCGCGATCCTGTTCACGATCGGCGCCATCGGGGTCCTCGTGCGGCGCAACGCGATCGTCGTCTTCATGTGCGTCGAGCTGATGCTCAACGCCGTCAACCTGACGCTGATCACGTTCGCCCGGTCCACCGGCACCGTGGACGGGCAGATCATCGCCCTCTTCGTGATGGTCGTCGCGGCCGCCGAGGTGGTCATCGGTCTCGCGATCATCATGTCGATCTACCGGACCCGCAGGTCCGCCTCGATCGACGACGCCAACCTGCTGAAGTACTGA
- the nuoL gene encoding NADH-quinone oxidoreductase subunit L → MSETLPADGLLGWSWLLIALPLAGAAVLLLGGRRTDRWGHLLGTATVVASFLLAVLCTIQLAGLEERSADVDLFTFISTGELDVRAGLLFDPLSAIFALLITGVGSLIHVYSIGYMAHDPARRRFFAYLNLFVAAMLLLVLGNSFVALYVGWEGVGLASYLLIAFWYTRPAAATAAKKAFIMNRVGDVGLALAIFIMFAQLGTTSYEGVFGAVGTLAGGTITAIGLLLLLGACGKSGQFPLQAWLPDAMEGPTPVSALIHAATMVTAGVYLIARSAPIYDLTETARTVVLAIGALTLLIGAIAGCAYDDIKKVLAYSTVSQIGYMFLAVGLGPAGYVAGLAHLLAHGFFKAGLFLGAGSVMHAMNDQVDMRRFGGLWKKLPVTFVTFGLGYLALIGFPFLSGYFTKDAIIEAALDRDDVWGWVLGGVAVLGAGLTAFYMTRLMLMTFFGRARWEDGHGSTPVNPHESPSVMTAPMVVLAFGSVFAGALLVSVFPLSGWLEPVFGEPAEAAHVVAPALIGLVVTVVMLLGVLAAWLFVGRREVPVTAPVRVSPVTRAARNALYADTVNESLFMRPGQWLTRALVWVDNRGVDGAVNGLAATLGGSSSRLGRAQTGFVRSYALGMLGGAVLVAGALLAVTAG, encoded by the coding sequence GTGTCTGAGACGCTGCCCGCCGACGGGCTGCTCGGCTGGTCGTGGCTGCTGATCGCGCTACCACTGGCCGGCGCCGCGGTGCTGCTCCTGGGCGGCCGCCGCACCGACCGCTGGGGCCACCTGCTGGGGACGGCGACCGTCGTCGCCTCCTTCCTCCTCGCGGTGCTGTGCACGATCCAGCTCGCCGGCCTGGAGGAGCGGTCGGCCGACGTCGACCTGTTCACCTTCATCTCCACCGGTGAGCTCGACGTCCGGGCGGGACTGCTGTTCGACCCGCTGTCGGCGATCTTCGCGCTGCTGATCACCGGTGTCGGCTCGCTGATCCACGTCTACTCGATCGGCTACATGGCGCACGACCCCGCGCGCCGCCGGTTCTTCGCCTACCTGAACCTGTTCGTCGCCGCGATGCTCCTGCTCGTCCTCGGCAACAGCTTCGTGGCCCTCTACGTCGGATGGGAGGGCGTCGGTCTGGCGTCCTACCTGCTGATCGCCTTCTGGTACACCCGCCCGGCCGCGGCCACCGCGGCCAAGAAGGCGTTCATCATGAACCGGGTCGGCGACGTCGGGCTGGCCCTGGCGATCTTCATCATGTTCGCCCAGCTCGGGACGACGTCCTACGAGGGCGTCTTCGGCGCCGTCGGCACCCTGGCCGGTGGCACGATCACCGCGATCGGGCTGCTCCTGCTCCTCGGGGCCTGCGGAAAGTCCGGTCAGTTCCCGCTACAGGCATGGCTGCCCGACGCCATGGAGGGCCCGACCCCCGTCTCCGCCCTCATCCACGCCGCCACCATGGTCACCGCCGGCGTGTACCTGATCGCCCGCTCGGCCCCGATCTACGACCTCACGGAGACAGCGCGGACCGTCGTCCTCGCGATCGGTGCGCTCACCCTCCTCATCGGTGCCATCGCCGGCTGCGCCTACGACGACATCAAGAAGGTCCTGGCCTACTCGACGGTCAGCCAGATCGGCTACATGTTCCTGGCCGTCGGCCTCGGGCCGGCCGGGTACGTCGCAGGGCTGGCCCACCTGCTCGCGCACGGCTTCTTCAAGGCCGGGCTGTTCCTCGGTGCCGGCTCGGTCATGCACGCCATGAACGACCAGGTCGACATGCGCCGGTTCGGGGGGCTCTGGAAGAAGCTGCCGGTCACCTTCGTCACCTTCGGCCTGGGTTACCTGGCGCTGATCGGGTTCCCGTTCCTGTCCGGCTACTTCACCAAGGACGCGATCATCGAGGCCGCTCTGGACCGCGACGACGTCTGGGGCTGGGTGCTCGGCGGTGTCGCCGTCCTCGGTGCCGGGCTGACCGCCTTCTACATGACGCGGCTGATGCTGATGACCTTCTTCGGCCGGGCGCGGTGGGAGGACGGCCATGGCTCGACCCCGGTCAATCCGCACGAGTCGCCGTCGGTGATGACGGCGCCCATGGTCGTGCTGGCCTTCGGGTCGGTGTTCGCCGGCGCCCTGCTCGTGTCGGTCTTCCCGCTCTCGGGCTGGCTGGAGCCGGTGTTCGGCGAGCCGGCGGAGGCCGCGCACGTGGTCGCCCCGGCGCTGATCGGCCTGGTCGTGACCGTCGTCATGCTCCTCGGCGTCCTGGCGGCCTGGCTGTTCGTCGGCCGCCGCGAGGTGCCGGTGACCGCGCCGGTCCGGGTCTCCCCGGTCACGCGGGCGGCCCGCAACGCCCTCTACGCCGACACGGTCAACGAGTCGCTGTTCATGCGGCCCGGCCAGTGGCTCACCCGGGCCCTGGTCTGGGTGGACAACCGCGGTGTCGACGGCGCCGTCAACGGCCTGGCCGCCACGCTCGGCGGCTCGTCGTCGCGGCTGGGCCGGGCGCAGACCGGCTTCGTGCGTTCCTACGCCCTGGGCATGCTCGGCGGCGCCGTGCTGGTCGCGGGCGCCCTGCTGGCGGTGACGGCGGGATGA
- the nuoN gene encoding NADH-quinone oxidoreductase subunit NuoN produces the protein MFEAPDLSFAALAPLLFIFGAACVGVLVESFWPRDTRHPVQVAVALVGTLGALGSTLLLAGRREVTADGALAVDGAGLFLQATIAGLGALAILLFAERALDPARSAFVTSAAVPAGSPRDRELLTSTRVQTEVYPLATFAIGGMMLFVTSNDLLIMFVALEVLSLPLYLISGMARRRRLLSQEAAVKYFLLGAFASAFFLYGLALVYGATGSVRLSDIRDASLADGTDVLLVLGLALLVVGLLFKASVAPFHTWTPDVYQGAPTPVTAFMAACTKVAAFGAILRLLYVAFGTAEWTWRPLIYGVAIVSMVVGSVLALTQTDLKRMLAYSSIAHAGFLLTGVIGLGAGGEGSGLAATMFYLLAYGLTTIGAFAVLTLIRDGDGEAGHLSQWAGLAARSPLTAAVMTLFLLALAGIPLTSGFTGKFAVFRAAVEDGAWPLVLVAVLASAVAAFFYLRVIVLMYFSPPAADGPTVGVPGLPTTVVLAITATTTLALGIVPGSVLDLAEQAAIFVG, from the coding sequence ATGTTCGAGGCCCCTGACCTCTCCTTCGCCGCCCTGGCGCCGCTGCTGTTCATCTTCGGTGCGGCCTGCGTCGGCGTCCTCGTCGAGTCGTTCTGGCCCCGCGACACCAGGCACCCCGTGCAGGTGGCCGTGGCCCTCGTGGGAACGCTCGGCGCGCTGGGAAGCACCCTGCTGCTCGCCGGCCGCCGTGAGGTCACCGCCGACGGCGCCCTCGCCGTCGACGGCGCCGGGCTGTTCCTCCAGGCGACCATCGCCGGTCTCGGCGCACTGGCGATCCTGCTGTTCGCCGAGCGGGCGCTGGACCCCGCGCGGTCGGCGTTCGTGACCTCGGCCGCCGTGCCGGCGGGCAGCCCGCGTGACCGGGAGCTGCTCACCTCGACCCGGGTGCAGACCGAGGTCTACCCGCTGGCCACCTTCGCCATCGGCGGCATGATGCTGTTCGTCACGTCCAACGATCTGCTGATCATGTTCGTCGCGCTCGAGGTGCTCAGCCTGCCGCTCTACCTGATCAGCGGGATGGCCCGCCGGCGACGGCTGCTGTCCCAGGAGGCGGCGGTCAAGTACTTCCTCCTGGGCGCCTTCGCGTCGGCCTTCTTCCTGTACGGGCTGGCGCTGGTCTACGGGGCCACCGGCAGCGTCCGGCTCAGCGACATCCGGGACGCATCCCTCGCCGACGGCACCGACGTCCTGCTCGTCCTGGGGCTGGCGCTGCTCGTCGTCGGGTTGCTGTTCAAGGCCAGCGTCGCCCCGTTCCACACCTGGACGCCGGACGTCTACCAGGGCGCACCCACGCCGGTCACGGCATTCATGGCGGCGTGCACGAAGGTCGCCGCGTTCGGCGCGATCCTCCGCCTGCTCTACGTGGCCTTCGGCACCGCCGAGTGGACGTGGCGGCCGCTGATCTACGGGGTCGCGATCGTCTCCATGGTCGTCGGGTCCGTGCTCGCCCTCACCCAGACCGACCTCAAGCGCATGCTGGCCTACTCCTCGATCGCGCACGCCGGGTTCCTCCTCACCGGCGTCATCGGGCTCGGGGCCGGCGGGGAGGGCTCGGGCCTGGCGGCCACGATGTTTTACCTGCTGGCCTACGGGCTGACGACGATCGGCGCCTTCGCCGTCCTCACCCTGATCCGGGACGGCGACGGAGAGGCCGGCCATCTCTCGCAGTGGGCCGGCCTGGCCGCCCGCTCGCCGCTCACCGCCGCGGTGATGACGCTGTTCCTCCTCGCGCTGGCCGGTATCCCGCTCACGTCGGGGTTCACCGGCAAGTTCGCGGTGTTCCGGGCTGCCGTCGAGGACGGCGCGTGGCCGCTGGTCCTGGTCGCCGTCCTGGCCAGCGCCGTCGCCGCGTTCTTCTACCTGCGGGTCATCGTGCTGATGTACTTCTCGCCCCCCGCAGCCGACGGGCCGACGGTGGGCGTCCCGGGTCTGCCCACCACGGTCGTCCTGGCGATCACCGCCACGACGACCCTGGCGCTGGGCATCGTGCCCGGGTCGGTGCTCGACCTCGCGGAGCAGGCGGCTATCTTCGTCGGTTGA
- a CDS encoding NADH-quinone oxidoreductase subunit J codes for MTETLSGAETVVFWVLGPISLAGALGMVFSRNAVHSALWLVNTMLSLGVFYVVQEAPFLGAVQIIVYTGAIMILFLFVLMLVGRDSSDSLVETLRGQRVAATLVGIGFAALVGAGIARATQDLQVIGLEAVQGSAAGGNIEAIAELLYTRYLLAFEVTGALLIVAAVGALIFTQIERTPGSRRGQKELSRARFLTDRPQTVSGPGVFARANSVAVPAILPDGSQSEDSFATGIAPSQPDEMLRPTGREQLGSPDAALGSTAPTLEDGGRTR; via the coding sequence ATGACCGAGACTCTCAGCGGCGCCGAGACCGTCGTCTTCTGGGTGCTGGGGCCGATCTCGCTGGCCGGAGCCCTGGGCATGGTGTTCAGCCGGAACGCGGTGCACTCCGCGCTCTGGCTGGTCAACACGATGCTGTCGCTCGGCGTCTTCTACGTCGTCCAGGAGGCGCCCTTCCTGGGCGCGGTGCAGATCATCGTCTACACCGGCGCGATCATGATCCTCTTCCTCTTCGTGCTGATGCTGGTCGGCCGCGACTCCTCGGACTCACTGGTCGAGACCCTCCGCGGCCAGCGGGTGGCGGCCACGCTGGTCGGTATCGGCTTCGCCGCGCTCGTGGGCGCCGGGATCGCCCGTGCCACGCAGGACCTCCAGGTCATCGGCCTCGAAGCGGTGCAGGGCAGCGCGGCCGGGGGCAACATCGAGGCGATCGCCGAACTGCTCTACACCCGCTACCTGCTGGCCTTCGAGGTCACCGGCGCGCTGCTGATCGTGGCCGCCGTCGGTGCGCTGATCTTCACCCAGATCGAGCGGACCCCCGGCAGCCGGCGCGGCCAGAAGGAGCTCTCGCGGGCCCGCTTCCTCACCGACCGCCCGCAGACCGTGTCCGGTCCCGGCGTCTTCGCCCGGGCCAACTCGGTCGCGGTGCCGGCGATCCTCCCCGACGGCAGCCAGTCGGAGGACAGCTTCGCGACCGGCATCGCGCCCTCCCAGCCCGACGAGATGCTCCGGCCCACGGGCCGCGAGCAGCTCGGTTCCCCGGACGCGGCGCTCGGGTCCACGGCACCGACTCTCGAGGACGGCGGGCGGACACGGTGA
- a CDS encoding NADH-quinone oxidoreductase subunit M, producing MTDFPWLLLMIAVPAIGAAIVAALPRGRDELAKQLSLGVSLVVLLLAVLTTVAFDAGGDRFQLTSSWTWIADFGVSFALGVDGIAVVMLLLIGVLVPVVIGASWRDELPGGRSMTAYFAWLLLLEAFMVGVFVATDVFLFYVFFEAMLVPMYFIIGSFGGPRRQYAAVKFFLYSLVGGLIMLAAVIGLYVVSNSQLGEGTFAFDALRQLEIDPGVQKLLFLGFFIAFAIKAPLVPFHTWLPDSGSEAPIGGAVLLVGVLDKVGTFGFLRYCLPLFPDASRFFAPFVLVLAVVGILYAALLAMGQSDMKRLVSYTSISHFGFIALGIFAFTTEAATGAVLYMVNHGIATGLLFLVVGMLIARGGSRQIGDYGGVAAKAPLLAGTFLLAGLASLALPGTNSFVSEFLVLIGSFPREPVFTILATAGIILAALYILLMYQRTMHGPARGVLLPDVHAGDPAPQPEPARGGASAATATVTAPAPARGGRLLRDLDRRELAVVTPLVALIIVLGFYPQPLLELIEPAVSATMSDLGGTD from the coding sequence GTGACCGATTTCCCCTGGCTCCTGCTGATGATCGCCGTCCCGGCGATCGGGGCGGCCATTGTCGCCGCGCTGCCCAGGGGCCGCGACGAGCTCGCCAAGCAGCTCTCGCTGGGCGTGAGCCTGGTGGTGCTGCTGCTCGCCGTCCTCACCACGGTCGCGTTCGACGCCGGCGGCGACCGATTCCAGCTGACCAGCTCCTGGACCTGGATCGCGGACTTCGGGGTGTCCTTCGCCCTCGGCGTCGATGGCATCGCCGTGGTGATGCTGTTGCTCATCGGGGTGCTCGTGCCGGTGGTGATCGGCGCGTCCTGGCGGGACGAGCTGCCCGGCGGCCGGTCGATGACGGCGTACTTCGCCTGGCTGCTGCTGCTCGAGGCGTTCATGGTGGGCGTCTTCGTCGCCACCGACGTCTTCCTGTTCTACGTCTTCTTCGAGGCGATGCTCGTCCCGATGTACTTCATCATCGGGAGCTTCGGCGGGCCCCGGCGGCAGTACGCCGCGGTGAAGTTCTTCCTCTACAGCCTCGTCGGCGGGTTGATCATGCTGGCCGCCGTCATCGGCCTGTACGTGGTCAGCAACAGCCAGCTCGGGGAGGGCACGTTCGCCTTCGACGCGCTGCGCCAGCTCGAGATCGACCCGGGGGTGCAGAAGCTGCTCTTCCTCGGCTTCTTCATCGCCTTCGCGATCAAGGCGCCGCTGGTGCCGTTCCACACCTGGCTGCCCGACTCGGGTTCCGAGGCGCCGATCGGTGGCGCGGTGCTGCTGGTCGGCGTCCTGGACAAGGTCGGCACGTTCGGGTTCCTGCGCTACTGCCTGCCGCTGTTCCCCGACGCGTCCCGGTTCTTCGCGCCGTTCGTGCTGGTCCTGGCGGTCGTCGGCATCCTCTACGCCGCCCTGCTGGCAATGGGCCAGAGCGACATGAAGCGCCTGGTGTCCTACACCTCGATCTCGCACTTCGGCTTCATCGCGCTCGGCATCTTCGCCTTCACCACCGAGGCCGCCACGGGCGCGGTGCTCTACATGGTCAACCACGGCATCGCGACCGGCTTGCTGTTCCTCGTGGTCGGGATGCTGATCGCCCGCGGCGGATCCCGGCAGATCGGCGACTACGGCGGCGTCGCCGCGAAGGCCCCGCTCCTAGCCGGAACCTTCCTCCTCGCCGGCCTGGCCTCGCTCGCGCTGCCGGGGACCAACAGCTTCGTGAGCGAGTTCCTCGTGCTGATCGGCTCGTTCCCGCGGGAGCCGGTGTTCACGATCCTCGCGACGGCCGGGATCATCCTGGCCGCGCTCTACATCCTGCTGATGTACCAGCGGACGATGCACGGGCCGGCCCGCGGGGTGCTGCTACCCGACGTGCACGCCGGAGACCCGGCACCGCAGCCGGAGCCGGCCCGTGGCGGCGCTTCGGCGGCCACCGCGACGGTGACCGCGCCCGCCCCGGCCCGCGGCGGCCGGCTCCTCCGGGACCTCGACCGGCGAGAGCTGGCGGTGGTGACGCCCCTCGTCGCGCTGATCATCGTGCTCGGTTTCTACCCGCAGCCACTGCTCGAGCTGATCGAGCCGGCCGTCAGCGCCACCATGAGCGACCTCGGAGGGACCGACTGA